One Ureaplasma urealyticum serovar 8 str. ATCC 27618 genomic window carries:
- the truA gene encoding tRNA pseudouridine(38-40) synthase TruA, producing MNYKISIRYDGSLFYGWAKQPQKRTVQEHLETVFKTIFKINDIKIIGSGRTDRGVHAYEQVFSVNHHQLNYEPQVIYQALCSQIDPDVQILKVQSVHDTFHAQHDAISKTYQYIINDYEFDLFKHNYEYFIHQKINDQKLLEALELFVGEYDFKSFSTSELPLTTRKINWVKITRNTRLEIYINGNGFLKNMVRMIISACIDYVFNKISLTQIKTLLTNPKKGASVKLAPPCGLYLYKVYY from the coding sequence ATGAATTATAAAATTAGTATTCGTTATGATGGAAGTTTATTTTATGGATGAGCTAAACAACCACAAAAAAGAACCGTGCAAGAACATTTAGAAACTGTTTTTAAAACTATTTTTAAAATTAATGATATTAAAATCATTGGCTCTGGACGCACTGATAGGGGCGTACATGCTTATGAACAAGTTTTTAGTGTTAATCATCATCAACTAAATTATGAACCACAAGTTATTTATCAAGCGCTTTGTTCACAAATTGATCCTGATGTTCAAATTTTAAAAGTTCAAAGTGTTCATGATACATTCCATGCACAACATGATGCGATTTCAAAAACATATCAATATATTATTAATGATTATGAATTTGATTTATTCAAACACAATTATGAATATTTTATTCATCAAAAAATTAATGATCAAAAACTATTAGAAGCCTTAGAATTATTTGTTGGTGAGTATGATTTTAAATCATTTTCAACAAGTGAATTACCACTAACAACACGAAAAATTAATTGAGTTAAAATTACAAGAAATACTCGTTTAGAAATTTATATTAATGGCAATGGCTTTTTAAAAAATATGGTACGAATGATCATTAGTGCTTGTATTGATTATGTTTTTAATAAAATTAGTTTAACTCAAATAAAAACATTATTAACTAATCCTAAAAAAGGTGCTAGCGTTAAACTAGCACCTCCTTGTGGTTTATATTTATATAAAGTTTATTATTAA
- a CDS encoding energy-coupling factor transporter ATPase encodes MSQSDKNTHNYQISSLDKVINDSSVAVEFENVYFAYTEERMILKNVSFTINDNEYVCIIGHNGSGKSTISKVLTGLLKPKSGAIKLFGIEISAANLKYLRNNIGIVFQNPDNQFVGITAEDDIAFGLENRKVPPNKMWDIINDAAIATGIEDLLKKESLELSGGQKQRVAIASVLAINPKVIIFDESTSMLDPKGKNELKDLMVSLRDVAKKTIISITHDMEEVVKADKVIVMSNGEVQYIGTPQEVFANEERLLKMQLDIPFTLRLAKTLKDKGLKIDLTLNNEELIEKICKN; translated from the coding sequence ATGAGTCAAAGTGATAAGAATACTCATAATTATCAAATTTCATCATTAGATAAAGTCATTAACGATTCAAGTGTTGCAGTTGAATTTGAAAATGTTTATTTTGCTTACACAGAAGAGCGTATGATTTTAAAAAATGTTTCATTTACAATCAATGATAATGAATATGTTTGTATTATTGGTCATAATGGTTCTGGAAAATCAACAATTTCTAAAGTTTTAACAGGATTATTAAAACCAAAAAGTGGGGCAATTAAACTTTTTGGAATTGAAATAAGTGCTGCGAATTTAAAATATTTAAGAAACAATATCGGTATTGTTTTTCAAAATCCTGATAACCAATTTGTGGGTATTACAGCTGAAGATGATATTGCTTTTGGTTTAGAGAATCGTAAAGTTCCACCTAACAAGATGTGAGATATTATTAATGATGCAGCCATTGCTACTGGAATTGAAGACTTATTAAAAAAAGAATCACTTGAGCTATCAGGCGGTCAAAAACAACGAGTTGCTATTGCTTCTGTTTTAGCAATTAATCCTAAAGTAATTATTTTTGATGAATCAACAAGCATGTTAGATCCTAAAGGAAAAAACGAATTAAAAGATTTAATGGTTTCATTACGTGATGTAGCTAAAAAAACAATTATTTCTATCACTCATGATATGGAAGAAGTTGTTAAAGCTGACAAAGTAATTGTTATGTCAAATGGCGAAGTTCAATACATTGGTACTCCACAAGAAGTTTTTGCTAATGAAGAACGTTTGCTAAAAATGCAATTAGACATTCCATTTACACTACGATTGGCAAAAACACTAAAAGATAAAGGATTAAAAATCGATTTAACTTTAAACAACGAGGAGTTAATTGAAAAAATATGCAAAAATTAA
- the rpmG gene encoding 50S ribosomal protein L33 codes for MAIKRGVRLQCNESKSINYITTKNAKNNPDKLSLNKFCPKCRKVTTHVEIKKK; via the coding sequence ATGGCGATTAAACGAGGCGTTCGATTGCAATGCAATGAGAGTAAGAGTATTAACTACATTACTACAAAAAATGCAAAAAATAATCCAGACAAACTTTCTTTAAACAAATTTTGTCCTAAATGTCGTAAAGTAACAACTCACGTTGAAATTAAGAAGAAATAG
- a CDS encoding ATP-binding cassette domain-containing protein translates to MQKLMDTFFKKKLKVPRPISDDISVRVKNLYAIYDEKQENELVALNNISYDFKKNKIYFIIGNSGSGKSTLVTHFNGLMISRYGFVQVGDIVSGDHYDLEHQLLGVIDSYDKKIINLLWKNQLDQWTFLVLYSNEVNVQQARILFEANFKQKPVSLKFIKTKNNHELITNPYVRENTKIAVVRVDKNVFLEINDKMDYDELQRFEFIKKEIKTNYHLSKKLKRFKELRRRVGFVFQFPEYQLFKDTIEKDIMFGPINLGVKKSEAKKRAKFYLNKLGLGDDYLERSPFGLSGGQKRRVAIAGILAIENDILVFDEPTAGLDPAGEHEMMQIILDAKANNKTIFVITHTMEHVLEVADEVVVMDEGEIIKTGTPYEIFFDEHIINSTSIQVPRVIAVINELIKKDSKYEVLKQKQPRTIEELADAIVEFKKGGK, encoded by the coding sequence ATGCAAAAATTAATGGATACTTTTTTCAAAAAAAAGCTTAAGGTTCCGCGTCCAATATCTGATGACATTAGTGTTCGTGTTAAGAATTTATATGCCATTTATGATGAAAAGCAAGAAAACGAATTAGTTGCTTTAAATAATATTTCATATGATTTTAAAAAAAATAAAATCTATTTCATTATTGGTAATTCAGGGTCTGGTAAATCTACATTGGTTACTCACTTTAACGGATTAATGATTTCACGTTATGGTTTTGTTCAAGTTGGTGATATTGTCTCTGGTGATCATTATGATCTCGAACACCAATTATTAGGGGTTATTGATTCATATGATAAAAAGATCATTAATTTATTATGAAAAAACCAATTAGATCAATGAACTTTTTTAGTTTTATATTCTAATGAAGTAAATGTGCAACAAGCACGAATTTTATTTGAAGCGAATTTTAAACAAAAACCAGTTAGTTTAAAATTTATTAAAACAAAAAATAATCATGAATTAATAACTAATCCTTATGTAAGAGAAAATACTAAAATTGCTGTTGTTCGTGTTGACAAAAATGTTTTTTTAGAAATTAATGATAAGATGGATTATGATGAACTTCAACGTTTTGAGTTTATTAAAAAAGAAATTAAAACTAACTATCATTTATCTAAAAAACTAAAACGTTTTAAAGAATTGCGAAGACGAGTAGGGTTTGTTTTTCAATTTCCTGAGTATCAATTATTTAAAGATACAATTGAAAAAGATATTATGTTTGGTCCAATTAACTTAGGTGTTAAAAAAAGTGAGGCTAAAAAACGTGCTAAGTTTTATTTAAATAAGTTAGGCTTAGGTGATGATTATTTAGAACGTTCACCATTTGGACTATCTGGTGGTCAAAAACGACGGGTAGCAATTGCTGGAATCTTAGCAATTGAAAATGATATTTTAGTTTTTGATGAGCCAACTGCTGGTTTAGACCCTGCTGGTGAGCATGAAATGATGCAAATTATTTTAGATGCTAAAGCAAATAATAAAACGATTTTTGTGATTACTCATACTATGGAACATGTACTTGAAGTTGCTGATGAAGTGGTTGTAATGGATGAAGGCGAAATCATTAAAACAGGTACACCTTATGAAATCTTTTTTGATGAACACATTATTAATTCAACTTCAATTCAAGTTCCTCGTGTTATTGCAGTAATCAATGAATTAATTAAAAAAGATTCTAAATATGAAGTTTTAAAACAAAAGCAACCACGCACAATTGAAGAGTTGGCTGATGCTATTGTTGAGTTTAAAAAGGGAGGTAAATAA
- the cdd gene encoding cytidine deaminase, with protein sequence MKYNDIYKGLIELLKKSYSPYSNYPVAAYVDTDIGLIPGVNVENGSLGLTSCAERNAIFNAITNGAKVFKTVYVITKNNGDIGSPCGACRQVVSEFLKKDAKVVVFNNDGTYKEYSVEQLLPFGWDPNVSL encoded by the coding sequence ATGAAATATAATGATATTTATAAAGGATTAATAGAACTATTAAAGAAAAGTTATAGTCCTTATTCAAACTATCCAGTAGCAGCTTATGTTGATACTGATATCGGACTTATTCCTGGTGTGAATGTGGAAAATGGATCATTAGGATTAACTTCTTGTGCTGAAAGAAATGCGATTTTTAATGCAATTACAAATGGGGCAAAAGTATTTAAAACAGTTTATGTAATCACAAAAAATAATGGCGATATTGGCAGTCCTTGTGGCGCATGTCGTCAAGTAGTTTCTGAGTTTTTAAAAAAAGATGCAAAAGTTGTTGTTTTTAATAACGATGGAACTTATAAGGAGTATAGTGTCGAACAATTATTACCATTTGGATGAGATCCAAATGTATCTCTATAA
- a CDS encoding energy-coupling factor transporter transmembrane component T, with the protein MSANAYVFRRSPIHRLNPAIKFISFILLIAMIFLPLGFFAQMIIGVFILIIFFVAKLPKKTLWNVFKSVIMLFVILLLINWMTYKDPIAIYNITDQAKVILGDKDWINGPINKNLSFSLIYNDISSTHVQNLVSNIWGGEIKNYISPEIIKKLIDKPDYNVAKFLSENNITVKKLASTFNALNQDVRLNNYYPIYGDAVLRSGKVEVPLSHLSYYMSTNLWKIEGVKYQGLILSGVGDQLGKAETALFYTRSPFALSPVAIQLAIYISIKIFLMITLSSILTATTSSIELTNGLEDLLSPFKILRLPVAEASMMISIALRFIPSLLDESKRILNAQASRGVDFNNGGMLQKLKSLISLVVPLFSIAFKKAEDLANAMEARSYNPRYARTRYRAFPLNLTDYVLFGILCILVGFLISLAVIKFYFTPFGAFEASALFAK; encoded by the coding sequence ATGAGTGCTAATGCTTATGTATTCCGGCGTTCGCCAATTCATCGTTTAAATCCAGCGATTAAATTTATCTCTTTTATTTTATTAATTGCTATGATCTTTTTACCACTTGGTTTTTTTGCACAAATGATTATTGGAGTTTTTATTTTAATTATCTTCTTTGTTGCTAAATTACCTAAAAAAACATTATGAAATGTTTTTAAGTCGGTTATTATGTTGTTTGTCATTTTATTACTTATTAATTGAATGACCTATAAAGATCCAATTGCGATTTATAATATTACAGATCAAGCGAAAGTAATTTTAGGTGATAAAGATTGAATTAATGGTCCAATTAATAAAAACTTATCATTTAGTTTAATTTATAATGATATTTCATCAACGCATGTGCAAAATTTAGTTTCAAATATTTGGGGTGGGGAAATTAAAAACTACATTAGTCCCGAAATCATTAAAAAACTTATTGACAAACCAGATTATAATGTTGCTAAATTTTTAAGCGAAAACAATATAACTGTTAAAAAACTAGCAAGTACTTTTAATGCGTTAAATCAAGATGTTCGTTTAAATAATTATTATCCAATATATGGCGATGCTGTTTTAAGATCAGGTAAAGTTGAAGTTCCGTTAAGCCATTTATCATATTATATGTCAACTAATTTATGAAAAATTGAAGGCGTAAAATATCAAGGATTAATTTTATCTGGCGTTGGTGATCAATTAGGTAAAGCAGAAACAGCCTTATTTTATACAAGAAGTCCATTTGCTTTAAGCCCAGTGGCTATTCAATTAGCTATATATATTTCAATTAAAATTTTTTTAATGATAACTTTATCATCAATTTTAACTGCAACAACATCATCAATTGAGTTAACAAACGGTTTAGAAGATTTATTAAGCCCTTTTAAAATTCTACGATTACCAGTTGCTGAAGCTTCAATGATGATTTCAATTGCATTACGTTTTATTCCTTCTTTATTAGATGAATCAAAACGAATTTTAAATGCCCAAGCTTCGCGGGGAGTTGATTTTAATAATGGAGGAATGCTTCAAAAATTAAAATCATTAATCTCATTAGTTGTGCCATTATTCTCAATTGCTTTTAAAAAAGCTGAAGATTTAGCCAATGCTATGGAAGCACGTTCTTACAATCCACGTTATGCAAGAACTCGTTATCGTGCCTTCCCACTAAACTTAACTGACTATGTTTTATTTGGTATTTTGTGTATTCTCGTTGGTTTTTTAATATCATTAGCAGTGATTAAATTTTATTTTACTCCATTCGGCGCTTTTGAAGCGAGTGCGCTATTTGCTAAATAG
- a CDS encoding DegV family protein: MKKSFLIMTDSSTTLDREWAKNNDVMILPLSILRSDHTLIVDDGIESKPERIYQDIDNGYSFQTSCTPYGVLIEAIEQKLQEYEKIIFIGISSGFSSQFNNAKNLEKEYENRLFAVDTEDFGYSLEDLVYKIKSMLANNISFDSVIKMIDEHHNYTSSFLACENITGLVRSGRIPKIIGTMLKLSKVTPIIKAEWKNHRAGMALNIRSAPHKILEGISHVFDDQLNDQTIEKVCILQAGLSNERIEELKKAVIDHFHINEEKIVVRSGPPIFLVYVWKGALGIQVMANIPKKHVEKKH; encoded by the coding sequence ATGAAAAAATCATTTTTAATCATGACAGATTCATCAACAACCTTAGATCGTGAATGAGCCAAAAATAATGATGTTATGATTTTGCCACTTTCTATTCTACGAAGCGATCATACTTTAATTGTAGATGATGGTATTGAATCAAAACCAGAACGAATTTATCAAGACATTGATAATGGGTATAGTTTCCAAACAAGTTGTACTCCATATGGTGTTTTAATTGAAGCGATTGAACAAAAGTTACAAGAATATGAAAAAATTATTTTCATTGGTATCTCAAGTGGTTTTAGTAGTCAATTTAATAACGCAAAAAATCTAGAAAAAGAATATGAGAATCGATTATTTGCCGTTGATACAGAAGATTTTGGTTATTCACTAGAAGATTTAGTTTACAAAATTAAATCAATGTTAGCAAATAATATTAGTTTTGATAGTGTAATCAAAATGATTGATGAACACCACAATTATACTAGTAGTTTTTTAGCATGTGAAAATATCACTGGCCTTGTACGTTCTGGTCGAATTCCTAAAATCATTGGAACTATGTTAAAACTAAGTAAAGTAACTCCAATTATTAAAGCTGAGTGAAAAAACCATCGTGCGGGAATGGCATTAAATATTCGCTCTGCACCCCACAAAATTCTTGAAGGAATTAGTCATGTTTTTGATGATCAATTAAACGATCAAACAATTGAAAAAGTATGTATTTTACAAGCAGGTTTATCAAACGAACGTATTGAAGAATTAAAAAAAGCTGTAATTGATCATTTTCATATTAATGAAGAAAAAATTGTTGTTCGTTCTGGTCCACCAATCTTTTTAGTATATGTTTGAAAAGGAGCGCTTGGTATTCAAGTAATGGCCAATATTCCTAAAAAACATGTTGAAAAAAAACATTAA
- the thrS gene encoding threonine--tRNA ligase codes for MYKFDPKLNHSAAHVLAMALTKFYPNLSLAIGPAIDEGFYYDFNLNDPNTSITPIDLLKIEKEMKKIAAQALTFDYEQVSYEQAKDLFKNNKYKLDIIEENKNKPLSIYHSGKWFDLCKGPHVENTKEIKAIKLLNIAGSYWRGDANNDQLIRIYGVAFNDQAQLDAYLVDLQERKERDHRKIGKDLNLFTFNNLAGQGLPIWLPNGTIIKSQVQKFINEVEFQFNFDTVITPILGSIDLYKTSGHWDHYKDNIFSPVQIDNEVLILRPMTCPHHTLVYSNELRSYRSLPIRLSEHSILHRYESSGGLTGFERVREMILEDCHVFCRPDQIEHEVINAFKMIQEAQEGLGIKTFEIHLSLNDPNDKEKYYDDPQMWEHSQNTLRKMLKDHKIPYKEMVGEAAFYGPKIDFQVKTVLNRIITVSTIQLDFLLPNRFNLSYINENNEQSTPVMIHIGIIGTYERLLAILLEQTKGVLPLWLSPVQVVIIPVNENLHADYAKELNAKLRKHLVRSSLDLRNERLSKKIREAQIQKIPYQIVVGDEEIKNDKMVTYRRYGSEETTTVSVDDFIKVLENDIRSKK; via the coding sequence ATGTATAAGTTTGATCCAAAACTAAATCATAGTGCTGCGCATGTTTTAGCAATGGCACTAACAAAATTTTATCCTAACTTAAGTCTTGCAATTGGTCCAGCTATTGATGAGGGCTTTTATTATGATTTTAATTTAAATGATCCAAATACCTCAATCACCCCTATCGATTTATTGAAAATTGAAAAAGAAATGAAAAAAATTGCTGCTCAAGCATTAACTTTTGACTATGAACAAGTTAGCTATGAACAAGCAAAAGATTTATTTAAAAATAACAAATACAAATTAGACATTATTGAAGAAAATAAGAATAAACCACTTTCAATTTATCATTCAGGTAAATGATTTGATTTGTGTAAAGGTCCTCATGTTGAAAATACAAAAGAAATTAAAGCAATTAAGTTATTAAATATTGCTGGTTCATATTGACGAGGCGATGCAAATAATGATCAACTAATTCGTATTTATGGTGTTGCTTTTAATGACCAAGCCCAATTAGATGCTTATTTAGTTGATTTACAAGAACGTAAAGAACGTGATCATCGTAAAATTGGTAAAGATTTAAATTTATTTACTTTTAATAATTTAGCTGGTCAAGGTTTACCAATCTGATTACCAAATGGAACAATTATTAAAAGTCAAGTTCAAAAATTTATTAATGAAGTTGAATTTCAATTTAATTTTGACACTGTTATTACGCCAATATTAGGAAGTATTGATTTATATAAAACAAGTGGTCATTGAGATCATTATAAAGACAATATTTTTTCACCAGTTCAAATTGATAATGAAGTATTAATACTTCGTCCAATGACATGTCCCCATCATACATTAGTTTATTCTAATGAACTACGTTCATATCGTAGTTTACCAATTCGTTTAAGTGAACATTCAATTTTACATCGTTATGAATCATCTGGTGGATTAACTGGTTTTGAACGAGTGCGTGAAATGATTTTAGAAGATTGCCATGTATTCTGTCGTCCTGATCAGATTGAACATGAAGTAATTAATGCTTTTAAAATGATTCAAGAAGCACAAGAAGGATTAGGTATTAAAACATTTGAAATTCATTTATCTTTAAATGATCCAAATGATAAAGAAAAATACTATGATGATCCTCAAATGTGAGAACATTCACAAAATACATTACGTAAAATGTTAAAAGATCATAAAATTCCTTACAAAGAAATGGTCGGCGAAGCAGCATTTTATGGGCCAAAAATTGATTTCCAAGTTAAAACAGTTTTAAATCGAATCATTACAGTTTCAACTATTCAATTAGACTTTTTATTACCAAATCGTTTTAATTTAAGTTATATTAATGAAAACAATGAACAAAGCACACCAGTAATGATTCATATTGGAATCATAGGTACTTATGAACGTTTATTAGCGATCTTATTAGAACAAACTAAAGGTGTTTTACCACTTTGATTATCACCTGTTCAAGTAGTTATTATTCCTGTTAATGAAAATTTACATGCTGATTATGCAAAAGAATTAAATGCAAAATTACGAAAACACTTAGTACGTAGTAGTTTAGATTTACGTAATGAACGTTTATCAAAGAAAATTCGTGAGGCACAAATTCAAAAAATTCCATATCAAATTGTTGTTGGAGATGAAGAAATTAAAAACGATAAAATGGTAACTTATCGTCGTTATGGTAGTGAAGAAACAACAACAGTTTCTGTGGATGATTTTATAAAGGTGTTAGAAAACGACATCAGATCAAAAAAATAA
- a CDS encoding aminopeptidase P family protein, with translation MSDFKLQQVLKTIKEHEAQGVDGMILFCPYNRYWFLEFASSDGFVFINKDGKAIYLVDARYYTAASEAVKNAKVILLARTPQKSTFDLLKDAMVELNITNALVEADYVTLNVHEMLQKLVRKTTLFTSAALRAIKTEKELEYLQKAADIAALTCNWIREQDIIGRTELEVAMLVSKHMLELGGELNSFDPIIASGPNGGSPHHHPGNRVIEDGDMVTVDIGCTYKGYCSDITRSFIVGNKANPQMQEIYDKVLESQTAGIDLVSTKVTGQEVDKLCRDIIDNSKFNGYFTHGTGHGVGLEVHELPNTNAGNPNKLPLNAVVTVEPGIYIPNVGGVRIEDTVVVKDGQALVLTRLAYK, from the coding sequence ATGAGTGATTTTAAGTTACAACAAGTTTTAAAAACAATTAAAGAACATGAAGCACAAGGCGTAGATGGCATGATTTTATTTTGCCCTTATAACCGTTATTGATTTTTAGAGTTTGCTTCAAGTGATGGTTTTGTATTTATTAACAAAGATGGTAAAGCAATTTATCTAGTTGATGCTCGTTATTATACAGCAGCATCTGAAGCTGTAAAAAATGCTAAGGTAATTTTATTAGCTCGTACACCACAAAAATCAACTTTTGATCTTTTAAAAGATGCAATGGTTGAATTAAATATTACTAATGCACTAGTAGAAGCAGATTATGTAACATTAAACGTACATGAAATGTTACAAAAATTAGTTAGAAAAACTACTCTTTTTACATCGGCTGCATTACGTGCTATTAAAACAGAAAAAGAACTTGAATATTTACAAAAAGCCGCTGATATTGCTGCTTTAACATGTAATTGAATTCGAGAACAAGATATTATTGGTCGAACAGAACTTGAAGTTGCAATGCTAGTTTCAAAACACATGTTAGAATTAGGTGGCGAACTAAATTCATTTGATCCGATTATTGCCTCAGGACCAAATGGAGGTTCACCACACCACCATCCAGGCAATCGTGTAATTGAAGATGGTGATATGGTAACAGTTGACATTGGTTGCACTTACAAAGGTTATTGTTCTGATATTACAAGATCTTTCATTGTTGGTAATAAAGCAAATCCCCAAATGCAAGAAATTTATGATAAAGTACTTGAATCGCAAACAGCTGGAATTGATTTAGTAAGCACAAAAGTAACTGGTCAAGAAGTTGATAAGTTATGTCGTGATATTATTGATAATTCTAAATTTAACGGCTATTTCACACATGGAACAGGACATGGTGTTGGATTAGAAGTTCATGAATTACCAAATACTAATGCTGGTAACCCTAATAAATTACCATTAAATGCTGTTGTTACTGTTGAACCAGGGATTTACATTCCAAATGTTGGTGGCGTAAGAATTGAAGATACAGTTGTAGTAAAAGATGGTCAAGCTTTAGTTTTAACAAGATTAGCTTATAAATAA
- a CDS encoding phospho-sugar mutase, translating to MENTNKLFNCWLNSPKISQTIKEEYKNKTQEEIDHIFDENYRFKFGTSGVRCIYQEGARYLNVITYTQLALGFIKYLETKKSPNKIIVIGRDNRFGSRENLKLIAEIFSSFDYTVYVNEDYGMLSTPITSFLVNELQASAGIMITASHNPKNYNGFKVYNANGAQPLVDDTNTIESLMPSYIEALNFSFEPKQDSIKFLTQQHLQTYFDAVKAQLIHTNLNTKKPFKVVFSGHHGTTTNDMIPFLESLGYDMVSVKEQNFEDPNFSDDPSSNPEEQRSFDLSIEYADNANADVMIASDPDGDRMAIAVRHQNYWKFLTGNQTGVLIAHYLLHHKKFTKPPYIISTFISTRYPELFAKDFNCDVLYVDVGFKNHGNLVANRKKTHDLVVGFEEAIGSLSSDINNDKDSYQAASILLEMVNYYHEQNLDLFTVLKKEIFAKYGNWYSKTAQFVIDGENWKQKALAILNNLKNFEFKTITQYTIQNIIFHEQGSYLEWKLDEYSTIKFRLSGTEPKFKVYIDLYDFTKDQNRDFYQELKVKVEDILDFLKNYLDL from the coding sequence ATGGAAAATACAAACAAACTTTTTAATTGTTGATTAAATTCACCAAAAATTTCTCAAACAATTAAAGAAGAGTATAAAAATAAAACACAAGAAGAAATTGATCATATTTTTGATGAGAATTATCGTTTTAAATTTGGGACTTCGGGGGTACGCTGTATCTATCAAGAAGGAGCTCGTTATTTAAATGTGATAACTTACACTCAATTAGCATTAGGATTTATTAAATATTTAGAAACAAAAAAAAGTCCTAATAAAATTATTGTTATTGGTCGTGATAACCGCTTTGGATCACGTGAAAATTTAAAGTTAATTGCTGAAATTTTTAGTAGTTTTGATTATACTGTTTATGTAAATGAAGACTATGGCATGTTATCAACGCCAATCACTTCGTTTTTAGTAAATGAACTACAAGCGAGTGCTGGAATCATGATTACAGCTTCACATAATCCTAAAAACTATAATGGTTTTAAAGTTTATAATGCGAATGGTGCTCAACCATTAGTTGATGATACTAATACTATTGAGTCATTAATGCCATCATATATTGAAGCACTAAATTTTAGTTTTGAACCAAAGCAAGATAGTATTAAATTTTTAACACAACAACATCTTCAAACTTATTTTGATGCAGTTAAAGCTCAATTAATTCATACTAACCTAAATACTAAAAAACCATTTAAAGTTGTTTTTAGTGGTCATCATGGAACAACAACAAATGACATGATTCCTTTTTTAGAATCACTTGGTTATGACATGGTTAGTGTTAAAGAACAAAACTTTGAAGATCCTAATTTTAGTGATGATCCAAGTTCTAACCCAGAAGAACAACGTTCATTTGATTTAAGTATTGAATACGCTGATAATGCCAATGCTGATGTTATGATTGCATCAGATCCAGATGGTGATCGAATGGCTATTGCTGTGCGTCATCAAAATTATTGAAAATTTTTAACTGGCAATCAAACAGGTGTATTAATTGCTCATTATTTATTACATCATAAAAAATTCACTAAACCACCATATATTATTTCAACATTTATTTCAACACGTTATCCAGAATTATTTGCCAAAGATTTTAATTGTGATGTTTTATATGTTGATGTTGGTTTTAAAAATCATGGTAATTTAGTTGCTAATCGTAAAAAAACACACGACTTAGTTGTAGGTTTTGAAGAAGCAATTGGTTCATTGTCATCTGATATTAATAATGATAAAGACTCATATCAAGCAGCGTCTATTTTATTAGAAATGGTTAATTACTATCATGAACAAAATCTTGATTTATTCACTGTTCTAAAAAAAGAAATTTTTGCAAAATATGGCAATTGATATAGTAAAACTGCACAATTTGTAATTGATGGTGAAAATTGAAAACAAAAAGCACTTGCTATTTTAAATAATTTAAAAAATTTTGAGTTTAAAACAATTACACAATATACTATTCAAAACATTATTTTTCATGAACAAGGTTCTTATCTTGAATGAAAATTAGATGAATATTCAACAATTAAATTTAGATTATCAGGAACAGAACCTAAATTTAAAGTTTATATTGATTTATATGATTTTACTAAAGATCAAAATCGTGATTTTTATCAAGAATTAAAAGTTAAAGTCGAAGATATTTTAGATTTTTTAAAAAATTATTTAGATCTTTAA